From Brassica rapa cultivar Chiifu-401-42 chromosome A06, CAAS_Brap_v3.01, whole genome shotgun sequence:
AGAAGGTTGCGTAGAGCTGGGAAAATTGGGGAGTTCGTCAGTGTGTTCATAAACGAAAAGCAGGTACTTCCTccagttttcattttttttcttctggtaATCCAAGTATTTTAAATGCACGTTATAGCTTGTGTCCGTTAAAGCTTGGAATTAAGATTAAGATTTCTGAATTAAAATAGACTCAGGAAGctacataaatatatttgttgaGTCCTCAGCAGCCTCATCTGAGTGATTTTCAGAGTAGAAATACAGTTGACGAGTGATGATCTCATTTAGAATACTACAAACTCGTAGATTTAGGGAATAATAATAGGGAAACGATTATTCCCTAAATCTCTGCCAAGTTTTTCTCTTGAATACACAAATGTTAACTGGGACTGACTccgaagaattttttttaatcagcaTTGTGTTTACGTTGCTTCTGATGGTGGGCGGGTGTGTCGTCCACTTGTTATAGCCGATAATGGAGTATCAAGAGTTAAACAATACCACATGAAGGAATTACAGGTACATGTGTTTTACTCTCCCAGATTCATGCATACTTGTCTTAGTGGTATAAGTTAATGACATCGGTTGACTAATTTGTATTTCCTTGAAGGATGGTGTTCGCACCTTTGATGACTTTATTCGTGAAGGTTTGATCGAGTATCTTGATGTCAATGAGGAAAACAATGCATTGGTTCGTGCCAGTCTTCGTTTTTTCTAGATGTATTATATTCTATTGCACCATATGCAGTCGAAAATCATCACTGTTCCTTTCCTTGTTTTTAGATTGCTTTATACGAAGGTAGCCCCaagaaaatgaaagacataactCACATTGAGATTGAACCATTCACCATCTTAGGTGTTGTTGCTGGTCTTATCCCCTACCCTCACCATAATCAGTCACCTAGAAATACGTATCAGGTTTGTGTGCCTCTGACATAAGAAGCAGAGATTTCTGTTGGTTTGCATCGGGTTAATAGTCCTGTTACATTGCGTGCAGTGTGCTATGGGAAAACAAGCTATGGGAAATATTGCTTACAACCAGGCAAGTCCATTTATACTCTCCATATCATTCTTTGAGGCAAAGCTTACTGCTTCCCAGTTTTGAGGACTTAATTAGATTACTTGTTGCCTGTTGTTCTTTATAATGATTTGCTTAATCAGTTGGTTATGTGAACTCCAATCACTAGCCTCTGTCTTCTCCATTGCACCATGTTCTATTATATCTTGCTTTCTCTCAGGCATTGACTTTACCTTTTACAATCTGTGTATATAGTTAAACCGGATGGACTCATTGCTTTACCTATTGGTGTATCCACAGCGACCTCTGTTGACAACAAGGACCATTGAATTGGTAAGTGTCTTTACTCTAATAGGAATGGATTAATAATTTGGTACTAACAAAAAGTATGCTTGTTAACAGGTTGGATACGATAAACTTGGAGCAGGTCAAAATGCAACAGTTGCTGTTATGAGTAATACTGGATACGACATTGAGGATGCGATAGTGATGAACAAAGCTTCCTTGGATCGGGGTTTTGTTCGCTGCATTGTTATGAAAAAGTATGTAGGATTTCTCTTTGAGGCAAAAGTCGGTTCCTTTGAGATATCGTCTCTTACACTAACTATTATTGCTTCTCACGTTTGTGAAACAGATTTGTTGCTATTTGCCAGAAGTATGGTAACGATGCAGTAGACAGAATACTCAGGCCACAAAGAACAGGTCCAGACGCGGAAAAGATGCAGGTACAGACATATCCTAGACTTGTCAAGTCAAATTCAAAGATTTTGCTTTTAGAATTAGTTTCGTTGCAAATGCTTATTCTTAGTGGATATTTTAGATGATGTAGAAATAGTCCTAGGTAATCCACTGAGCACATAATACATATTCCCATTTCTGATTGGAGGGAGCAAACACTATATTATTGTTGCTTTTTTAAATTGTTcccttttttctttctcaaaatAGAGACTTCATTAGGAAAATTTTGACTGCATAGAAGTTATGACATTACTGGCGTAAACTGTACAAGATGGTCTTATAACATTCCTATTCCGTGCTTTCCATCTGCTAAAACATGGTGGATATGTTTTCATGGTGActactattttttcttttagataCTGGATGATGATGGAATAGCATCTCCAGGAGAAATTATTAGACCGAATGATGTCTATATAAATAAGCAAGTCCCTGTGGACACAAGAAATAACATTACATCTCAGCAATCGGATAGGTATTCCACTAACTTTTCCCCACATCATGATTGTTTCTTATAACTCTAAAGGCAAACTGACAATATGTTGTGCACTTTCAGTCAATATCGTCCGGCCCGAGAGTATTTTAAAGGTCCTGAAGGGGAAACGCAAGTGGTAGATAGAGTTGCTCTTTGTTCTGACAAGAACGGCAATTTATGCATAAAATGTATCATCCGGCATACTCGTCGGCCAGAGGTGAGAAATTTTATGCTCAGTACTATTTTCTTTTTAGGCGCCATGTTCTACAATGTTAACCGAGTGTGCCTTGTTTAGCTTGGAGACAAGTTCAGCAGTAGACATGGGCAGAAAGGTGTATGTGGTACAATCCTTCAGCAGGAAGATTTTCCATTTTCTGAGCGTGGAATTTGCCCTGATTTGATCATGAATCCTCATGGGTTTCCAAGGTTATAAAATATTCTTCGTAGCCCCAACTATTAAGAAGTTTTCATGGTACCAAACAAGTAAAGTGGTTCTATCAGTTGGGACAAATTCGTTTTCTGTGTTGGTACCCAACTTGGAACGTTTATGTTAATCCCTTTAATTCAAAAAGTTTGAAGTGTCATTTGAAGTTTTAGATTACTTGAGATCTGTATTATAACTGGGGCGTTTATAAAAACGTTGTTTTTGTCACAGTCGTATGACAGTAGGTAAGATGATAGAGCTCCTTGGGAGTAAGGCTGGGGTGTCTTCAGGTAGATTTCATTATGGTAGTGCTTTTGGAGAAGAAAGTGGTCACGCTGACAAGGTTGAGGAAATAAGGTACAGTTTCTTATATATGAGGCTTCTTCTTGTCTGTTGAAACTTTTTGTTTAATGTCGTTTTAAGTTGCATCATTTCAGTAAGACCCTTGTGAAGCATGGCTTTTCCTACTGTGGGAAGGACTTGTTATACTCAGGTACCGCTTTATGATTCTTCACAACATTTCAGAATTGCAATAATATGTTAAAACCCATTCTAGTGTCGGTTATTATATTCTTTGAATAAAAAAAGTAGTTTAGATTCACTGAAATTGAACAAAGACAAATGAGATCCAAACTTCTTACTACAAAGCCATATAAGGTATTCTTCCTTTGTACATCACACCTGACGATCTTGAGAGTCTCGCAGGTCTCAGTGGTGAGCCATTACAGACATACGTCTTCATGGGGCCAATATATTATCAGAAATTGAAACATATGGTGAGGTTCCTCTAACCTATTTAAACGTAGAGAGTTTGGTTTGTCGGAAAAATAACATTATATCTGCTTTTGTGTACTTATGTTTTGAATAGGTCCTGGACAAAATGCATGCACGAGGGAGTGGACCCCGTGTGATGATGACAAGACAGCCAACTGAAGGGAAATCTAAAAATGGAGGTAAGTTAATATGCCACTATGGTTAAGATAGATTATGATACTTTACACTAGGTTTTGGTGATTTTCCATTTAATAATTAGTTTTGAAGTTTTCCTGTTTTGTATCTTCACTCTGGATTTAACCATGAGTTGTTTGTTTTCTCAATTGCATCTCTAATGCTGTCACAGGTTTACGAGTGGGAGAGATGGAACGAGATTGCCTTATTGCTTATGGAGCGAGCATGTTGATCTATGAGCGGCTCATGCTTTCTAGTGATCCTTTTGAAGTTCAGGTAAATATCATTCATTCCAACAttgtatgaaaaataaatatgtgtGATACACTACTAAcaaacatttttaaatgcaGGTTTGTAGAGCTTGCGGTTTATTGGGATATTACGATTACAAGCTGAAGAAAGCAGTTTGTTCAACATGTAAGAATGGTGATAGCATTGCAACTATGAAACTCCCTTACGCATGCAAGCTCCTCTTCCAGGTAAaaacactgtttttttttcttgttttgccTGTCAAACTGAAACTTTCTACTTGGTCCACATTCGTAAATGATAAGATAATTTTGAACTTGGATCAAAATGCAATTTCTAACTGAAATTAGTAAAGAAGCAGTGGTGTTTCCAGTTTTACTGGTGTGGTATTTGATTAGTCTATCTCCACTCAACTCTTTACAGTTTTCTTCTGGCTTGTTTCAGTTGTCATAACTCTTTTTCTCTCTGCTTTATACAATGGTTACAGGAACTCCAGTCGATGAATGTTGTTCCCCGTCTGAAACTCGTGGAGTCTTGAAGAAGGTTTTACTTTTATAATAGTATCGATGGCTTTTGATATTCTGAGGTTGGATCATATTAATTTAAACATTCTGCAATTTTGTTCTCCTTTTTGGATGTCAAGATGTTTTGTTGTCGCTGTTTCTGAAACTTTTGAAACATTATAAACATTGTCTtcatcaagaaaaagaaaacc
This genomic window contains:
- the LOC103827814 gene encoding DNA-directed RNA polymerase III subunit 2, producing MGLSHEDLDLTNDDHFVDKQKLSAPIKSTADKFQLVPEFLKVRGLVKQHLDSFNYFINVGIRKIVRANSRITSTLDPSIYLRFKDVRVGEPCILSISMAEKLNPHMCRLADMTYAAPIFVDIEYVHGSHGQTTISAKDNVIIGRMPIMLRSCRCVLHGKDEEELARLGECPLDPGGYFVIKGTEKVLLIQEQLSKNRIIIDCDKKGNINASVTSSTEMTKSKTVIQMDKEKIYLFLHQFVKKIPIIIVLKAMGMESDQEIVQMVGRDPRFSASLLPSMEECISEGVTTRQEALDYLEAKVKKSSYGPPEKDGKALYILRALFLAHVPVRDNNYRQKCFYVGVMLRRMIEAMLNKDAMDDKDYVGNKRLELSGQLISLLFEDLFKTMTTEAIKKVDGILQKPTRASRFDFSQCLTGEKNHNISFGLERTLSTGNFDIKRFRMHRKGMTQVLTRLSFIGSMGFITKISPQFEKSRKVSGPRSLQPSQWGMLCPCDTPEGEACGLVKNLALMTHVTTDIEEGPLVAMCYKLGVTDLEVLSAEELHTPDSFLVIFNGLIIGKHRRPQYFANSLRRLRRAGKIGEFVSVFINEKQHCVYVASDGGRVCRPLVIADNGVSRVKQYHMKELQDGVRTFDDFIREGLIEYLDVNEENNALIALYEGSPKKMKDITHIEIEPFTILGVVAGLIPYPHHNQSPRNTYQCAMGKQAMGNIAYNQLNRMDSLLYLLVYPQRPLLTTRTIELVGYDKLGAGQNATVAVMSNTGYDIEDAIVMNKASLDRGFVRCIVMKKFVAICQKYGNDAVDRILRPQRTGPDAEKMQILDDDGIASPGEIIRPNDVYINKQVPVDTRNNITSQQSDSQYRPAREYFKGPEGETQVVDRVALCSDKNGNLCIKCIIRHTRRPELGDKFSSRHGQKGVCGTILQQEDFPFSERGICPDLIMNPHGFPSRMTVGKMIELLGSKAGVSSGRFHYGSAFGEESGHADKVEEISKTLVKHGFSYCGKDLLYSGLSGEPLQTYVFMGPIYYQKLKHMVLDKMHARGSGPRVMMTRQPTEGKSKNGGLRVGEMERDCLIAYGASMLIYERLMLSSDPFEVQVCRACGLLGYYDYKLKKAVCSTCKNGDSIATMKLPYACKLLFQELQSMNVVPRLKLVES